Proteins found in one Schistocerca serialis cubense isolate TAMUIC-IGC-003099 chromosome 5, iqSchSeri2.2, whole genome shotgun sequence genomic segment:
- the LOC126482321 gene encoding THAP domain-containing protein 1-like — protein sequence MPAVCSAFNCTNRSDKTTNISYYKFPLKDKEITKRWVINMKRENWFPTTASYLCSAHFEEKYMYHTNVQRRLLSKPVPTIFNFPPHLQKQDKVLRPQPRKRSFDNLQDSAITVTSLAQMPVGPTSVSADHNYCLPSPKKLKTQYNRVQAENVRLKKRIK from the exons atgcctgcagtgtgttcagcgttcaactgcacaaatcgcagcgataaaacaacaaatatttcatattataa atttcctttaaaagataaggaaattacaaaaagatgggttataaatatgaagcgagaaaactggtttcctactacagccagttacctctgttcagctcattttgaagagaaatatatgtaccacacaaatgtccagaggcgccttttgtcaaaaccagtacctactatctttaactttccaccacatttacaaaagcaagataaagtattacgaccacaacccagaaagcgatctttcgacaatttgcaagatagtgctattacagtgacatcattagcacaaa tgcctgtcggacccacatctgtttctgctgaccacaattactgtctaccaagccctaagaagttgaaaacacaatataacagagtacaagcagagaatgtgcgactaaagaagcggataaagtaa